The Drosophila innubila isolate TH190305 chromosome 2R unlocalized genomic scaffold, UK_Dinn_1.0 1_C_2R, whole genome shotgun sequence DNA window cgtttaagACTGAGAACGTCCTAGAGTCGAGTTGTGCACAATAATAAGCGATAATAAGCACACTTATATAgcaaacacataaataaaagtgtgaGAATTGTCATAAGCAATTGTTTGCTACTTTAggcaattaacatttattgttttattttctgtaaatACATTTCATATGTAAATAAGTTCGAATATTCCAATTATGTGAACACTACATAAAcatattacattaaaaaaatcccaacaaagtgtttttaaatttatttgaaaagtatCGAGCCGCCAAAGTAAGTATGTACTTGAAATGTTATCGATTCTAATAACAGATGTTATGCTAACATAGCTCTGTTAAGCATGTCGATCGATACATTCGCATcgataacaataaatttgcaGCCCTGTATTAGTCTACCAACGCCAAGAGGCCGcgtaaaaatcataaatttacaatttgtaaatacaaataacaaagtatatttcaatataaataatattaataaataaacacataaacGCATAGATTCTGCCGGTTAGTGAAAATACTTGTTTGATTACTTAAAGGTGACACCACTGAAAGTTAATGAGTTCCGTTGGCATTCAAAGGCAACGCTTAGGGCTGCATCAGGTTAgcctttgtttattttactgTTTATTAcagaaaagttttattttaattttggagagctcaaaatttttagtacatatacaaaaaaaataaatacaagaaaatacCTTCAGGATCCGTACTGTGTGGAAATCAGAAACAATATGTGTGAAAGTGTGTGACTTTGTGTACGATTCTTGTTGTtacattgcatttaattgatgTTTAAACCACGTTTTCAGTGAGAGATGAGAATTTTGTGGATTTTTCAACTTCCGAATCAACTTCTGAATCAAAGTCAACGACTGCAATCAGCACGGCGCCAGCGATCGTCCAAATGTTAATGACGCCCAAAGCCAGGGATGCAAACAAGCCGGTTAGTCCCACGGAACACTTGCGTAAAATGATGCCCCAACAGGATCCCAATGTATTTCGCTTGCAGAGAGATTTTAACAGTCCCAGCGCTTCCTTGCGCACTCGCGCCATTCGTGCTTTAAAGTAAGCGTTCAGTTAATCAGAATTAAGTTATAGCTTAATAATAATGTGGTTTACAGCTGTCCGAACAAAGCCTACACCAATTTCGATGTTCCCCATGCTGAGCAGAGCATAATCACAGAGGAAGAACGCAATCCCAAACCGGCGCCAACACTCGCCGAAATTCTTAAGGATGTGATTATCTATGTGGAAGTGCGCACGGGCAATGACAATCGCTCTGAGGGAGTCAAGTCCGTCATTGCCAAGCTGGGCGCCCAGGTCAATGATCGCCTATTGCGGTGAGCGGAGCTGAGATTGATATAttataagttaaatatatacttataaatgtGTTTCTACAGCAATACTACACATGTTGTCTTCAAGGAGGGTTTGTTATCCACATATAAACGCGCTCAGAACTGGAATATACCAATTGTGTCCATATTGTGGATTGAGGCGTGCAAGGTCCAACGACGAATCTGTGATCCCAAACAGTTTCCCATCAGCAGTATCCATAAGTATGAGCATCCTGAGCTGTTCGGCAAAATAAAGGTAAGTCCGGAACATCATAAGTAAGGAAAATCACACTGATGAACTAAATTGAACTAAAACCAATCAGTgtaatttcttttactttccAATATTTACACAGTAATTATGCACgattcaattgatttatacTACTCAGTCTTAGTAGCTATTTAATTGGTTTATTGgctctataaatatatttatatactacaGGTCTATACAAACTGTTAAGTTGACAACATAGCATTGATAAGATTATTGAAGCGCTgcattatcaaaaaaaaaaagcgctAATGATTCAGATAAGCAAACGAAATCTCTTCAGCTTAGTTTGTTTATTCGAGCATAGTGCACATAGAGAGTTTAGATATCTTTTGTCGACCTAACGATTACCTGCACGAAGTTCGTGGGTATATCAACATATCTAGCATTAAACTGAACGAGTACTGAATTAATACTTATAAGTCAAACGTATTTGCTGTAATCAGTTTTtaatctatatacatatacaacactttgtcctgactcactcactgatcattgcacaacCCAAACCATAAGAACTAGAAGCCTGAATTTTGCACACAACATAGCCCTAACTATTTTATCGCttgttttgtattgtataaatttacatttgttaGATACAAAATTTATGGGGTCGAAGGCACCTCTGTATGCCCTTTATAATAATGTtgaagtacagggtatatccAAAATGGCAACACAAATCCACAAATCGCAGGTAGAGGCTCTTTTGAGTGCCGTCTGCAAGTTCACGTATTTCGTTTCATTTCACATGGCTTTTTCGTCTGACTGACAGATTCTTATCATTGGGACAACAAATGTCAAGCACTTtatatttgctgttgttgttactattaCTCGCTTGCTTGTCAGCGTTGGTTTATCTAATTCAATTAGCGTGTAACGTGGTTGGAGCCGTGTTGTGTCTTTTGCTTGTTTATCAGAGGAAGTTGGTAACAGGCGGGACGCAacatggccaaaagcaaaacaaaatgcaatttctatatagtatataatatgtacatacattatgttttattacttataaatatgacgacaatttaaaaaccaGACAAGCTGAATGTTTAACGCCTGACAACTTAAAACCTATTTTACATGCACGTACGTCTGTTTACCGCCACTTCACAAGAATACATTTTACGATGctactatattattataataatcattCATTTACATAACTCGATAGTAGAGTACGTCGGGAGTCGGGggtattaaatatacataatgtTCAAGTTACttctataaaaaatagttattcATTTTGGGCTGGCGTTAAACGCGCTAACAGGCAACGTTTTTTCTGAGATTTGAACAGACACACAttactatatagtatatatacaaataaaagtactGGACAATATGATATAAAAGCCAGTTCTGTTGCTATTTACATACAAGAAATGCGCATTGTTTTAAGTACGtttgaaaatttgcaatttaaacaCTAATGATTTATGAGTCCTGTGTGTAGGAACATGTCTGTGTTGGGTGTGGGATGTTGGGTGGCCACATCAGGATAGCGCCACCTCCAGGCACATCATTATCAAGAATCCAGAAATAGTTCCCCATGTTGCAATCGTTCCATTGCCACTGGCATGTGCCTCCGGCAATATATCGTCGGATACTATGTAAATCATGGCGCCAGCAGCAAATGACAAGGCATATGGCAGTATAAGATTAGCGAATGTCACTGCAACGGCTCCTAGTACGCCAAAGATTGGCTCCACCATGCCAGACAATTGTCCATACCACAAGGCACGCATCACACTAAATCCGGCTGCATGCAACGGCAGACTGACGGCCAATCCCTCCGGGAAGTTCTgtatgccaatgccaatggccAGATTTCGTGCACTCTCGAAGGTCGAGGAGTTTGTAGTGCCCACAGCGCCAAAGCTGACTCCGACCGCCAATCCCTCGGGTATATTGTGTACGGTGATGGCCACCACCAGCAACATGATGCGTTTCCATTGCGATAGCGCCTCCTGTGTACGCTGCTGCTCCAGTGCCGCCTCCGCCGTGTATGTACACTGCTCCACCTCACAAATGCTGCCCTTCTTGCGGCGTCGCGACTCTCCGCTGTGTTGCACACTGAGGCAATCCGAGAAGCTGTCCAGACTCTTGGACGTCAGCCTGGCGTTCGCTCCATTGTGCTTCAGCTCATCGATGGCAATGTCTGCTTTATCCTTGTTGCTCTGTGTCATTTGTATCATCATATTGGTGCTATTCAGGCCCAAATAACACATCAACTTGTCACAGCCATAAACAAAGATTGCGCCCAGTAGAAATCCACCAGCCACTGGCAGAAATGAGTAAATGCCATATAAATGCGATGACTCGGCCATTTCAATAGCCGGTCCAAGTAGTGACCAGAACGAGGCAGCAATCATAACACCAGCTGCAAAGCCCAGGGCTGCATCCAGTGATCTTCTCTGTGTGCCTCGCACAAAGATGACCATGGCAGCACCAGCTGCTGTTAGGCCCCAGGTTAGGAGTGTACCCAGTAGGGCTTGTGTTACGGGTCCATAACCAGCTATCatctttataatttgtttgtttttgttttgattttggtgccttcttcttcttcttggtGCCTGTCTCTGACTGCCACTGATATTCTATTGTAATTGCTCGCGTTGCAGCgtctttataatttatgtgcGTGTTGGTGTTATCGCAGCAAATGTCAGTCTGGGGAAAAACAAGTTTTCTTAATTGTTTTCCAAGCAGACGTTCTGCTGGATTCTCCCAGATTGTTTACTCGCTCGAAAGTGCCACGTTCTTAGTTCTTCTAAACACTGATTCAGCCtctgatttttgttgttgtacttcaATTGACAAtaatagcaaaacaaacaacagctttttgatttgtttggcTCTACGAATTTCAAACGATTGTGTTTAAGCGGGCGAGCGGCGAGGGGTGTGTGCACACTTGTTGCTTATCGCTGTTTGACGGATGCGTACGGCATTTgtttatagttaaaaaaatattaattgtacTATTAATTGGGACGCGTAATACTGTTCGTTTTAATTGGCTTGCTGTTAGTTTAACAGCGAGTTGAGCGCGACGACAAGCAATGAATGAGCCGCAGACTGAAGCTGTCGGCTGTGTTGTAGCTAATTTTATATGCCAGCGGGGGTTGCTCTTATCTGCGCTCGCTGCTCCAAACGGCGCATGCGCACTGCGAGAGAGAGCAGAAAACCAGGGCTGCATGCGCACTCAGCAATGTTGCCACACTTgtttgtaaaacaaaattcaatgcaaaatgaaaggcgcaattaatttcaatacaactaaatgttaaatgctttaaattattaattccCAAGCTCTCATACttgcatatttattgttatttgatgCTGAGAGATCGGGCTAAACCGGTTTTCACCACTGCATAAAGAGAGCGTGTTAGAGATAAAAAGAATCGAgctaatataaacattttccgGCAACGGCGCTGATATCACGTagattataaacaaataaaacagtgGTTTTAGCTAAATGTGACTGACAGAGGCAGTTGCgaaatcagcagcagcagctgaagcagcaacagcaataacaaattaGGCATATCATTTATCCAGGTAATCATGCCGTATATGGTACcggaaccgtaaccgaaataaattatttttgaagtacTGAAAACCGAAACCGCATGTTTCTATTAAGTGctttctattaaaatataattttaaattttaataaggtTTATCtgttaatacatttttgctttttaactttaaaataattttatattttattgttcttCTGGTACGTTCcggtaccggtactgataacGGAACCGAAAGCAAATAACCGAAAAATAACCTCTTAccaaaatagttgtttcgggacgtaccggaaccgatatttgtttcggtttgatttccTGTATTTATCAGCTGACGATGCGTCTTTTGAgtcaattttaaatcaatgttAAATCCTTTACAGCGCGTACGTTGTTTGCAGTCCGATTTCGAGCCGAACCAACGGCGCAAGCGGCCAGTTACGCCCACCACCGATACTACGGATCAGGAGAATGATAAAAATGGACCGACAGCATTAACACCAACATCCACGCCCAATGtaagcaattgttgttgtttagtcCCATCAAAATATGTTACTAATTCAATTATCAATTTGTTAGAATGAAATTACACGCTACTTTAAGCCATTGAGCCAGAATAAACATCTTGTTGATGACGAGGTCACGGATTCACCAGGgaccaaattaataaataggtAATTGATGaacaaaatctaaaaacaaaacacataattaaattatttccaaTATCTATTTATCCCCCACAGAATCACCAATGGATTCTTTACACCGCAAAGAGTTCAATCCAAGCAAACTGACAACAGCACACCAAGTGCCATTCCCAAGGAAGTTGATTTAAATGGCATGGGTGACACTCCAAGGGAAAAGTCAAGAGCACAACAGAGTTTAAGCTTCAAGGACAAGGGCAAACCTGCAGAAAGACCAAGGAGCAGCTCCATTGGTGTGGAGCCAGCACATGTATCCAGAACCCAGGTGCGCACCACTCGACGCAGCAGTTCAGTGCATGCAGTGGAGCTCTCCAACCCCAAAGTGCAATGTGAGCCGCGAATGACGCGACGACGCAGCTTAATGACCATGTCGAATAAAGAGGACGAAGTGCCTCAAACGCCACCGCAATCTGTGGAGCCGGCTGAACGCCGCACAAGTCGACGCAGTTCCTTGCAACACACTCCGCGACCAGCGGTTCAGGATGAGTTTCAGTCACCAGCTCAAAGTGAATCCAGGATCATACGTCGTCGTAGTTTATCACGGATTTCGAGTGTAGAGCCCAGCACACCAAGCCTGCTAAAGAAGCCTTCATTTCAATCGATTGCTGAAGAGCCAGTGGCAGATACCTCAATGGGCAACAAAACCAACTATGTGCAACAAATGATGGAAGTGAGTCCGTCCTATGCTCACATCATTTCCAAGGCAAAGGGACGCCGTACATTGTACACCAGCGATCACATGGATATAAGCGAAGTGAATGATGAGAATGTGAATCCTTATCTAGGACGCAGGAGCTCCAATTACATGCTGGCAGATAGAACGTCGCAAACATCTCGCGAGAGCTTTGTAACTACCAAAACATCGCCTGACAGCTCCGAAGGACAAACTCCGGTGCCCATTTTTAGCTCCACACGCTTGCCCGGCAGCGAAGGCTCCAATCGTCGGCGCAGCATCTTTAATGTGGACATGGATGTGATTAACGAGCGCATAAATCATATCAACAGTACTTCCAAAAGACGCTCATTGGCCTTGGTAACTGAGCTGGAGATTGCCGAACCTCGTCCCTTGGCGCCACTGCAGGCGGTGGCTGTGGATGCAATCAAGGAACAGGAATCGACTACACCGAAAATGCGACGACTTTTTACACCCAATGAGGAGGTTATTGTGACGCCACCAAAGTCCAGCAAAAAACCACGTCTTAGTGTCAGCGGTAGTACATCTTCCAACAGCACCTTAAAGCGTCGACGCACTTTGGCCACGCCaaaaccaacagcagcagttggaCCCAATGTGCAACAGGATTGTGAGATTGAGATTAGCAATGAAAGTGACTCCGTTAACGACAGCACATCGGAGCAGCCAATCAACCGAAAAAGGCATTCAATGAAGCGACAGGTTGTAATGCACACTTTAGTGCACACCAACATGCACAAGGAGCAGGTGCAGGTCATCCACAAGGTTGGTAACACATCAGCCAACCTTTAACACATTAAGCGACAATTTTACTATGTTCTCCTTAGTCTGTAGTTCCATATACACaccttttttatataaagttttcaaTAGTTTAAGAGGAATTCCCTCAGTTTCTAATCTTATGATTATATGTACTCCTTAGTCTGTAGCTCTAAGTTTTTATGTATGAGGTTCTTAATAGTGCGGGGAATTCCCTCATACAGTTGTAATCACTTGATTATGTTGAGCCTATACCATGtagttttagtttagttttgttttcaaatattaattgtacACATTagtaattcaataattattgataaaaCATAGTTAACACTCAGTTGTCGTTCAATAAAAGccttttactttgttttacaCTAATAAATTACACATAAActttgcaaaaaaacaaaaagttgagTCGTATTAATTTGTCTTTGCTTGTAAATCAATTGCTTCCATTTTCAATTGACCTTCTGTTTTAACACGCAATCTCAGGCAATACGTAAGCTGCGTGGAATGCGATTGGATCCAACAGTTACCAAGAATACCACTCACCTGGTTAGCCTGGAGCCACGTCGTACTCTTAATCTGTTGCGTGGTCTAATGCGCGGTGTTTGGATTGTCAACTACAAATGGATTCTGGACTCGATGCGAGCCGGTAAATGGTTAAACGAGGAGAAATATGAATTAACTTCGTTCTCACGTGCCATTGAGGTAAGTCGAGCAATTTGCTTAAAagttacatatatgtaatatatataatgaataatgaatattATATTCATCGGGGAACACAAATAATTTGGGAATAACCCCggaccggaaccgttaaccgaaactaaccgtgtcatttttagtaccggaactgaaaccgtaaccgaatcaaaattctctgtcatgaaccgaataccgaaacgtttgtaccggtacggttgtggtaaagttgctaggtcaaagagttgtccaacttccaactgtcacaactttgtcaaatctcaaccgattttcaagcggaatgtcattttgatcatgatttggcctctaaatagattctgcatttaaatttgtatcatctaaaaaatttgatatttttttgattctaaGCCGTttatcattcaattttccatacttaccccttgacattttttcaaaaatttcaatctctcctaacttcatcaaaaataaaccgattttcaagcggaatgtcattttgatcatgacttggcctctaaattaaatttttatcatctaaaaaatttgttattttttttgattctaaGCCGTctatcattcaattttccatacgttaaaaacatttcaaacggaatgtcattttaatttttgcattttcgccATGATTTTATAACATATATGATTGTACTTACACTTGTTTAATTCTACAGATTTGTCGCACCGAACGTCAAGCTTTTGGCATATCCTATCGCTGTGAACTATTTCGCTATATGGAAACCTTTTACGTGTCATCTCTGTGCCGACCTATAACATTCAATAACATAAaggagctgctgttgcttgggGGCGCTAAACTGACTGAGAATCGCTATAAGGCCAAGTTCATTGTTGGCGATAAGAGACGCGCTGAAGACGATCGTATATATTTGACTCCCGCTTGGGTCTTGGACAGCATAACGGCAATGCAAGTCCAGAAATTCAGTAAATATTTGATGAAAAGTGCCATAATAACGCCCTATGGCATTCGATATGAGGATCCGCAGGAGGAACAAGAGAGGCATCATCGAAAGAGCTTGAAAGTCTGCTATAAAGATCCGGTTCTGGTGATCAACAAATAATTCATATACACTTGCTGCTTGtgtttaaatagaaatttacGTCGtctagtttaaatatttttttcttctaaaagttttaatttacattctCCAAGTataattcaaattgttaatatGCCAATCGTAAATATACCCAAAACgaatattagtttaaaaaaaaaaaaccatgttTTATTATTCCAAGTTTGCAATTGTTCGCTTTATTCAAACTATTTTTTGCATATCAATTTGCAAGTAAATGAGGTAAAGTTCAGTTGTATTGTTTGCATTTCCTTGTACtatttttctttcagtgtTTTGTACTTAACATTTCACATTTCGGGCAATGAATCGAGCgtcaaatgaaaatatgcTTCGGGTTTGGGCTTAAGgtgtaaaatgcaaataaaaatagagttgCAGCTGAAACTAAAAAATTCGCAACCCAAAACAAGCTGAAATTATGTGTAGTAAAAAAGagtaagtacaaaaaatgatgcgggttttatttgttgtaaataaagttatttatctcattttttcttctagtatttttgtt harbors:
- the LOC117783332 gene encoding zinc transporter ZIP11; amino-acid sequence: MIAGYGPVTQALLGTLLTWGLTAAGAAMVIFVRGTQRRSLDAALGFAAGVMIAASFWSLLGPAIEMAESSHLYGIYSFLPVAGGFLLGAIFVYGCDKLMCYLGLNSTNMMIQMTQSNKDKADIAIDELKHNGANARLTSKSLDSFSDCLSVQHSGESRRRKKGSICEVEQCTYTAEAALEQQRTQEALSQWKRIMLLVVAITVHNIPEGLAVGVSFGAVGTTNSSTFESARNLAIGIGIQNFPEGLAVSLPLHAAGFSVMRALWYGQLSGMVEPIFGVLGAVAVTFANLILPYALSFAAGAMIYIVSDDILPEAHASGNGTIATWGTISGFLIMMCLEVALS
- the LOC117783330 gene encoding microcephalin isoform X1, with amino-acid sequence MCEMRDENFVDFSTSESTSESKSTTAISTAPAIVQMLMTPKARDANKPVSPTEHLRKMMPQQDPNVFRLQRDFNSPSASLRTRAIRALNCPNKAYTNFDVPHAEQSIITEEERNPKPAPTLAEILKDVIIYVEVRTGNDNRSEGVKSVIAKLGAQVNDRLLRNTTHVVFKEGLLSTYKRAQNWNIPIVSILWIEACKVQRRICDPKQFPISSIHKYEHPELFGKIKRVRCLQSDFEPNQRRKRPVTPTTDTTDQENDKNGPTALTPTSTPNNEITRYFKPLSQNKHLVDDEVTDSPGTKLINRITNGFFTPQRVQSKQTDNSTPSAIPKEVDLNGMGDTPREKSRAQQSLSFKDKGKPAERPRSSSIGVEPAHVSRTQVRTTRRSSSVHAVELSNPKVQCEPRMTRRRSLMTMSNKEDEVPQTPPQSVEPAERRTSRRSSLQHTPRPAVQDEFQSPAQSESRIIRRRSLSRISSVEPSTPSLLKKPSFQSIAEEPVADTSMGNKTNYVQQMMEVSPSYAHIISKAKGRRTLYTSDHMDISEVNDENVNPYLGRRSSNYMLADRTSQTSRESFVTTKTSPDSSEGQTPVPIFSSTRLPGSEGSNRRRSIFNVDMDVINERINHINSTSKRRSLALVTELEIAEPRPLAPLQAVAVDAIKEQESTTPKMRRLFTPNEEVIVTPPKSSKKPRLSVSGSTSSNSTLKRRRTLATPKPTAAVGPNVQQDCEIEISNESDSVNDSTSEQPINRKRHSMKRQVVMHTLVHTNMHKEQVQVIHKAIRKLRGMRLDPTVTKNTTHLVSLEPRRTLNLLRGLMRGVWIVNYKWILDSMRAGKWLNEEKYELTSFSRAIEICRTERQAFGISYRCELFRYMETFYVSSLCRPITFNNIKELLLLGGAKLTENRYKAKFIVGDKRRAEDDRIYLTPAWVLDSITAMQVQKFSKYLMKSAIITPYGIRYEDPQEEQERHHRKSLKVCYKDPVLVINK
- the LOC117783330 gene encoding uncharacterized protein LOC117783330 isoform X3, translated to MLNPLQRVRCLQSDFEPNQRRKRPVTPTTDTTDQENDKNGPTALTPTSTPNNEITRYFKPLSQNKHLVDDEVTDSPGTKLINRITNGFFTPQRVQSKQTDNSTPSAIPKEVDLNGMGDTPREKSRAQQSLSFKDKGKPAERPRSSSIGVEPAHVSRTQVRTTRRSSSVHAVELSNPKVQCEPRMTRRRSLMTMSNKEDEVPQTPPQSVEPAERRTSRRSSLQHTPRPAVQDEFQSPAQSESRIIRRRSLSRISSVEPSTPSLLKKPSFQSIAEEPVADTSMGNKTNYVQQMMEVSPSYAHIISKAKGRRTLYTSDHMDISEVNDENVNPYLGRRSSNYMLADRTSQTSRESFVTTKTSPDSSEGQTPVPIFSSTRLPGSEGSNRRRSIFNVDMDVINERINHINSTSKRRSLALVTELEIAEPRPLAPLQAVAVDAIKEQESTTPKMRRLFTPNEEVIVTPPKSSKKPRLSVSGSTSSNSTLKRRRTLATPKPTAAVGPNVQQDCEIEISNESDSVNDSTSEQPINRKRHSMKRQVVMHTLVHTNMHKEQVQVIHKAIRKLRGMRLDPTVTKNTTHLVSLEPRRTLNLLRGLMRGVWIVNYKWILDSMRAGKWLNEEKYELTSFSRAIEICRTERQAFGISYRCELFRYMETFYVSSLCRPITFNNIKELLLLGGAKLTENRYKAKFIVGDKRRAEDDRIYLTPAWVLDSITAMQVQKFSKYLMKSAIITPYGIRYEDPQEEQERHHRKSLKVCYKDPVLVINK
- the LOC117783330 gene encoding microcephalin isoform X2; this encodes MLMTPKARDANKPVSPTEHLRKMMPQQDPNVFRLQRDFNSPSASLRTRAIRALNCPNKAYTNFDVPHAEQSIITEEERNPKPAPTLAEILKDVIIYVEVRTGNDNRSEGVKSVIAKLGAQVNDRLLRNTTHVVFKEGLLSTYKRAQNWNIPIVSILWIEACKVQRRICDPKQFPISSIHKYEHPELFGKIKRVRCLQSDFEPNQRRKRPVTPTTDTTDQENDKNGPTALTPTSTPNNEITRYFKPLSQNKHLVDDEVTDSPGTKLINRITNGFFTPQRVQSKQTDNSTPSAIPKEVDLNGMGDTPREKSRAQQSLSFKDKGKPAERPRSSSIGVEPAHVSRTQVRTTRRSSSVHAVELSNPKVQCEPRMTRRRSLMTMSNKEDEVPQTPPQSVEPAERRTSRRSSLQHTPRPAVQDEFQSPAQSESRIIRRRSLSRISSVEPSTPSLLKKPSFQSIAEEPVADTSMGNKTNYVQQMMEVSPSYAHIISKAKGRRTLYTSDHMDISEVNDENVNPYLGRRSSNYMLADRTSQTSRESFVTTKTSPDSSEGQTPVPIFSSTRLPGSEGSNRRRSIFNVDMDVINERINHINSTSKRRSLALVTELEIAEPRPLAPLQAVAVDAIKEQESTTPKMRRLFTPNEEVIVTPPKSSKKPRLSVSGSTSSNSTLKRRRTLATPKPTAAVGPNVQQDCEIEISNESDSVNDSTSEQPINRKRHSMKRQVVMHTLVHTNMHKEQVQVIHKAIRKLRGMRLDPTVTKNTTHLVSLEPRRTLNLLRGLMRGVWIVNYKWILDSMRAGKWLNEEKYELTSFSRAIEICRTERQAFGISYRCELFRYMETFYVSSLCRPITFNNIKELLLLGGAKLTENRYKAKFIVGDKRRAEDDRIYLTPAWVLDSITAMQVQKFSKYLMKSAIITPYGIRYEDPQEEQERHHRKSLKVCYKDPVLVINK
- the LOC117783330 gene encoding uncharacterized protein LOC117783330 isoform X4 produces the protein MGDTPREKSRAQQSLSFKDKGKPAERPRSSSIGVEPAHVSRTQVRTTRRSSSVHAVELSNPKVQCEPRMTRRRSLMTMSNKEDEVPQTPPQSVEPAERRTSRRSSLQHTPRPAVQDEFQSPAQSESRIIRRRSLSRISSVEPSTPSLLKKPSFQSIAEEPVADTSMGNKTNYVQQMMEVSPSYAHIISKAKGRRTLYTSDHMDISEVNDENVNPYLGRRSSNYMLADRTSQTSRESFVTTKTSPDSSEGQTPVPIFSSTRLPGSEGSNRRRSIFNVDMDVINERINHINSTSKRRSLALVTELEIAEPRPLAPLQAVAVDAIKEQESTTPKMRRLFTPNEEVIVTPPKSSKKPRLSVSGSTSSNSTLKRRRTLATPKPTAAVGPNVQQDCEIEISNESDSVNDSTSEQPINRKRHSMKRQVVMHTLVHTNMHKEQVQVIHKAIRKLRGMRLDPTVTKNTTHLVSLEPRRTLNLLRGLMRGVWIVNYKWILDSMRAGKWLNEEKYELTSFSRAIEICRTERQAFGISYRCELFRYMETFYVSSLCRPITFNNIKELLLLGGAKLTENRYKAKFIVGDKRRAEDDRIYLTPAWVLDSITAMQVQKFSKYLMKSAIITPYGIRYEDPQEEQERHHRKSLKVCYKDPVLVINK